The uncultured Desulfuromusa sp. genome has a segment encoding these proteins:
- the lpdA gene encoding dihydrolipoyl dehydrogenase → MQSFDVVVIGGGPGGMTAAMTLNQLGKTVAIIQAENDHFGGVCLNRGCMPTKSLLKAATAYRYARQGDKYGLSLSAEKVDLQRIRSVVDSDLETLKGMIRGMMGQVQIDVFRGFGSFQSEHEILISKVDGTSQVIRGEQIIISTGSETVELPFAPFDGQYILSSDQMLKNTEIPEKLLIIGGGAIGCEFATLYHTFGSEVSVVEALDSLLPREDKEAGKALQDAFEAQNITVKTGTMVEQLTVQNDQVIVKYQGIETPEIVNKVLIGVGRKPNIDTLNLNAAGVQVEKGAVSVNSTMQTSVSHIYALGDVTGGVMLAHAAEMAGQLLAKNMVQGTHVSLEEIAVPRVAFSHPEVAGVGVSHESEGIRSFTISPVPNGRSVVDKVTPAFVKLFVEEQNSVVAGAIIVGEAATEMIHELTLAVQNRLTLSQIGGTVHAHPTHSANVSTAVHQMQAFRSS, encoded by the coding sequence ATGCAATCTTTTGATGTAGTTGTTATTGGCGGCGGCCCGGGTGGCATGACCGCAGCCATGACCCTGAATCAGTTGGGCAAAACAGTCGCTATAATCCAGGCAGAAAACGACCATTTTGGTGGAGTTTGCCTTAATCGTGGCTGCATGCCGACTAAATCTCTGCTGAAAGCTGCGACGGCGTATCGTTATGCCCGACAGGGTGATAAATATGGGCTCTCTCTTTCTGCAGAAAAGGTCGATCTGCAGCGGATACGGTCTGTTGTCGACTCAGACCTTGAGACACTCAAAGGGATGATCCGGGGGATGATGGGACAAGTCCAGATTGATGTCTTTCGTGGATTTGGATCATTTCAATCTGAACACGAGATATTGATTTCTAAAGTTGATGGCACCAGTCAAGTGATTCGTGGTGAACAGATTATCATCTCCACGGGATCGGAAACTGTCGAACTTCCTTTTGCTCCCTTCGATGGTCAATATATCCTGTCCAGCGATCAGATGTTGAAAAACACTGAAATACCGGAAAAGCTGCTCATTATCGGCGGTGGTGCCATAGGCTGTGAATTTGCGACTCTGTATCATACCTTTGGAAGTGAAGTCAGTGTCGTTGAAGCTCTCGACTCCTTGTTACCCCGAGAAGATAAAGAAGCCGGAAAGGCTCTGCAAGATGCTTTTGAAGCTCAAAACATTACCGTGAAAACCGGCACTATGGTTGAGCAACTAACGGTTCAAAACGACCAAGTCATAGTGAAGTATCAAGGCATAGAAACTCCTGAGATCGTTAATAAAGTATTGATCGGAGTCGGTCGCAAACCGAATATTGACACTCTTAATCTGAATGCCGCCGGGGTTCAGGTCGAGAAAGGTGCGGTAAGCGTTAACTCCACCATGCAAACAAGTGTCTCACATATCTATGCTCTAGGAGATGTTACCGGAGGAGTTATGCTGGCACATGCGGCCGAAATGGCAGGGCAATTGCTCGCGAAAAACATGGTGCAAGGAACGCATGTCTCTCTGGAAGAGATTGCGGTCCCACGTGTTGCGTTCAGTCACCCGGAAGTCGCTGGAGTTGGCGTCAGTCATGAAAGTGAAGGAATCCGGAGCTTTACAATATCACCGGTTCCCAATGGCCGGTCAGTTGTTGATAAAGTGACACCAGCTTTTGTCAAGCTGTTTGTTGAAGAACAGAATTCGGTTGTGGCAGGAGCAATTATTGTCGGCGAAGCAGCTACCGAAATGATCCATGAGCTGACTTTAGCGGTACAAAACCGCTTAACTCTCAGCCAGATTGGTGGAACGGTTCACGCACACCCGACACATTCAGCCAATGTGTCTACAGCGGTTCATCAAATGCAAGCATTCAGATCAAGTTGA
- the cysK gene encoding cysteine synthase A, which produces MAQIFADNSLSIGRTPLVRLNKIVEPGGANVYGKIEGRNPAYSVKCRIGVSMIDDAQKKGRLTPGMEIVEPTSGNTGIALAFVAAAKGIPLTLTMPETMSIERRKVLKAFGANLILTSGAKGMAGAVQEAERMAEEQPDRYLLLHQFKNPANPEIHVQTTGPEVWEDTDGEIDILVAGVGTGGTISGISKFIKEVKKKTILSVAVEPEDSPVISQYLAGEMLQPGPHKIQGIGAGFIPETLDLQMIDHVELVSNDEAYEYARRLAREEGMLSGISSGAAVAVAARLSKQPEFSGKNIVVILPDSGERYLSSDLFT; this is translated from the coding sequence ATGGCTCAGATATTTGCTGATAATTCACTTTCAATTGGTCGTACTCCACTGGTCCGATTGAACAAAATCGTAGAACCGGGCGGCGCTAATGTTTATGGGAAGATCGAAGGACGAAACCCGGCGTACTCAGTCAAGTGCCGGATTGGTGTCTCAATGATCGATGATGCGCAAAAAAAGGGAAGATTGACACCTGGCATGGAAATCGTTGAGCCAACCAGTGGAAATACCGGAATCGCTTTGGCTTTTGTGGCTGCAGCAAAAGGCATCCCTTTGACCTTGACGATGCCTGAGACGATGAGTATTGAGCGGCGTAAAGTCCTTAAGGCGTTTGGTGCTAACTTGATTTTAACATCAGGAGCAAAGGGGATGGCTGGTGCCGTACAGGAAGCAGAAAGGATGGCAGAGGAGCAGCCTGATCGCTATTTGTTGCTTCATCAGTTTAAAAATCCGGCCAATCCTGAGATTCATGTTCAGACAACCGGACCTGAAGTCTGGGAGGACACTGATGGTGAAATCGATATTCTTGTCGCAGGAGTCGGTACAGGCGGAACGATAAGTGGAATTTCAAAATTCATAAAAGAAGTAAAGAAAAAAACAATTCTTTCTGTTGCCGTCGAGCCGGAAGACAGTCCGGTCATTAGCCAATATCTGGCAGGAGAAATGCTTCAGCCCGGGCCACACAAAATTCAGGGCATTGGTGCCGGTTTTATTCCGGAAACTCTTGATCTGCAGATGATTGATCATGTTGAACTGGTCAGTAATGACGAAGCTTATGAATATGCCAGACGTTTAGCCAGAGAAGAAGGGATGCTTTCCGGTATTTCCAGCGGAGCTGCCGTTGCTGTCGCTGCCAGATTATCTAAACAGCCGGAATTTTCCGGAAAGAATATTGTTGTTATTCTGCCGGATTCAGGAGAGCGATATTTAAGTAGTGATTTGTTTACCTGA
- a CDS encoding Smr/MutS family protein, translated as MAKKRTKAKSKKNEFNSTPFSDLKGFAVSGAEKKEPEMPEQKRVSDNVIGSFADEMEMLGVKKLSDDVESDSELSAEPTVILPPSDSEKVTEEEIFLTAMGELSVNFRDGLPAKDSPPEAQQRRLKQLKRGKLSPEASLDLHGFRRTDVVRKLIHFLDDSLYQGLQTVLIITGKGMHSEDGTSVLRHEVEQFLSSEGKKYVIEWVRAPKQYGGEGAMVLFLRKIKGM; from the coding sequence ATGGCTAAAAAAAGAACCAAAGCCAAATCAAAAAAAAATGAATTTAATAGCACCCCCTTTAGTGATCTGAAGGGGTTTGCTGTTTCTGGGGCAGAAAAAAAAGAACCGGAAATGCCTGAACAAAAGCGGGTATCTGACAATGTTATCGGTTCTTTTGCTGATGAGATGGAGATGCTGGGGGTCAAGAAACTTAGTGACGATGTGGAGTCTGACAGTGAATTGTCTGCTGAACCCACAGTTATTTTGCCACCATCTGATTCTGAAAAGGTGACAGAAGAAGAAATTTTTTTAACCGCGATGGGTGAATTATCTGTCAATTTCAGAGACGGTTTGCCTGCAAAGGATTCGCCTCCCGAGGCACAGCAACGTCGATTAAAGCAGCTCAAAAGAGGAAAACTGTCACCTGAAGCTTCCCTGGATCTTCACGGTTTTCGGCGCACTGATGTCGTGCGGAAGTTGATACATTTTTTGGATGATTCTTTGTATCAAGGCTTGCAGACAGTGCTCATTATTACAGGTAAAGGGATGCATTCCGAAGACGGAACCTCGGTGTTACGTCATGAGGTGGAGCAGTTTTTGTCCTCTGAGGGGAAAAAATATGTGATTGAGTGGGTGCGAGCGCCAAAACAGTATGGTGGAGAAGGAGCTATGGTTTTGTTTTTGCGAAAAATAAAGGGGATGTAA
- a CDS encoding transposase — MPRLARGLADGHCYHVLNRGNGRQNVFHKDGDFQVFLNLLVEAKERYSIKVYAWCLMTNHFHLLMCPENGDDLSRAMQWLMTSHVRRYHRHHNSSGHVWQGRYKSFLVQDDEHLQAVTRYVERNPVTAGMVRRALEWAWLSHAERLGETEKRIVSELPLPFVGNWEEFVNAEMSEKEQQTFAESITRQAPFGSMEWRQKMYEKFGLESTRRAKGRPKKMKK, encoded by the coding sequence ATGCCACGATTAGCGAGGGGGCTTGCTGATGGTCATTGTTACCATGTGTTAAACCGGGGCAACGGTCGTCAGAATGTTTTTCATAAGGATGGGGACTTCCAAGTATTTTTGAATTTATTGGTGGAAGCAAAAGAGCGATATTCTATCAAAGTTTATGCTTGGTGTTTGATGACGAATCATTTTCACCTGTTGATGTGCCCTGAGAACGGTGACGATTTGAGTCGGGCTATGCAGTGGCTGATGACCAGCCATGTAAGAAGATATCATCGACATCACAACAGTAGCGGCCATGTCTGGCAGGGGCGGTATAAAAGCTTTCTGGTTCAGGATGATGAGCATTTGCAGGCCGTTACTCGATATGTTGAACGAAATCCCGTCACTGCTGGGATGGTCCGTCGTGCATTAGAATGGGCATGGTTATCCCATGCTGAAAGATTGGGGGAGACGGAAAAGAGAATCGTCTCTGAATTGCCGCTGCCTTTCGTGGGAAACTGGGAGGAATTCGTTAATGCGGAGATGTCGGAAAAGGAACAGCAGACGTTTGCTGAGAGCATAACCCGACAGGCCCCGTTCGGAAGCATGGAATGGCGGCAGAAGATGTATGAGAAATTTGGACTTGAATCGACAAGAAGAGCAAAAGGGAGACCAAAGAAGATGAAAAAGTAG
- a CDS encoding Rid family hydrolase — protein sequence MVNKVETSTPANTPDPIGPYNHIAKVGPFISIGGIAGVNPATGQLAGADVYSQTKQIIKSFETMLYSVGSNLNQVIHVNIFLDCMKDFDEMNRAYVEMMGDHRPARTVIGVSELPKPGVLLTMNLTAVTTE from the coding sequence GTGGTAAATAAAGTTGAAACATCCACTCCCGCAAATACACCTGATCCCATAGGGCCTTACAATCATATCGCTAAGGTCGGTCCGTTTATCAGCATTGGGGGGATTGCTGGGGTAAACCCGGCTACCGGTCAGCTTGCTGGTGCAGATGTATATTCGCAAACAAAGCAAATTATTAAGTCCTTTGAAACAATGCTCTACTCCGTAGGTTCAAACTTGAATCAAGTTATCCACGTAAACATATTTTTAGATTGCATGAAAGACTTTGACGAAATGAACCGCGCCTATGTCGAGATGATGGGTGACCATCGTCCTGCGCGAACAGTAATTGGTGTAAGTGAGCTCCCGAAACCCGGTGTTTTACTCACAATGAATCTGACCGCTGTTACTACTGAATAA
- a CDS encoding DUF2164 domain-containing protein — MEIKLSDFRKKEIVAEVQSYFRNEHDENIGDLRAEMLIDFFIDKIGPKIYNQAIDDANSFIQEKLIDLEGILYIPE; from the coding sequence ATGGAGATAAAGTTAAGCGATTTCAGAAAAAAAGAAATAGTTGCAGAAGTTCAATCATATTTTCGAAACGAACATGATGAAAATATTGGTGATCTCAGAGCTGAAATGCTCATAGATTTTTTTATCGATAAAATCGGCCCCAAAATTTACAACCAAGCTATCGACGATGCTAACTCCTTTATCCAGGAAAAGCTGATTGATCTTGAAGGTATTCTTTACATTCCGGAATAA
- a CDS encoding dynamin family protein produces the protein MDEQQKEKESGESSHHEDLGNVLSQALCCLNDMDDDYSDGRRELESISQRLLAGKFRLAVLGQFKRGKSTFLNALLGEELLPTDILPATAIPTFISAAEEIEIQVAFSSEEEIVKFSPSSGQSISDFLTEFVTEKGNPKNQRMVARVDIGHPADILKQGIVLIDTPGIGSTYKHNTEVAYQILPQCDAAIFLVSADPPITEMELDYLKEIKQCLPRTFFLLNKVDYLDDREKTTSLRFLSDQLIPLYDGAPLVLPISAKLGLNARLAAKNDSWKASGMEQVEKNLIDFFAREKQKTLQVSLQRRTSDQLNHINMQLQLSLKALILPEEELKQRIEQFRQSLPDVEREKQAAGDILSGDLKRIVGRLTKEVEAVRTLAKEKIMCQLDNFIQSIEDIEELERLVREMLAQELPTFFAPAMRQVAEVIQAEATELLALHQQRSHRLVEQVRKIAAELFDIPYHAPAVGRSYTKFEVSGWSHELFISDMDPLGQKLSRKFLTQKYRRKRTVNRLREEGLKLLNQNVEQINWALRRGLDENFTQFGGELSEQLERTISATRKAMEIALQKSESTAHETASREIKLKQTQSEIQRILIELG, from the coding sequence ATGGACGAACAACAGAAAGAAAAAGAATCAGGTGAATCTTCTCATCACGAAGATCTGGGCAACGTTCTGTCGCAGGCTCTTTGTTGCTTAAACGACATGGACGATGACTATTCTGATGGTCGACGCGAGCTTGAATCAATTAGCCAACGCCTCCTAGCCGGGAAATTTCGCCTTGCTGTTCTAGGGCAGTTCAAGCGCGGGAAAAGTACTTTTTTAAATGCACTTCTCGGGGAGGAATTATTGCCAACTGATATTCTTCCGGCAACGGCGATCCCCACTTTTATCAGTGCTGCAGAAGAAATAGAGATCCAGGTTGCTTTTAGTTCAGAGGAAGAAATTGTTAAGTTCTCACCCTCATCCGGCCAGTCAATCAGTGATTTCCTGACAGAATTTGTGACTGAAAAGGGGAATCCGAAGAATCAACGCATGGTCGCACGGGTTGATATCGGTCATCCTGCCGATATTCTCAAGCAAGGAATTGTATTAATCGATACGCCGGGGATTGGCTCAACCTATAAACATAATACGGAAGTAGCCTATCAAATTCTTCCGCAATGCGATGCGGCCATCTTTCTTGTCTCTGCTGATCCGCCAATCACCGAAATGGAGCTTGATTATCTCAAAGAGATCAAACAGTGCTTACCTCGAACTTTCTTTCTCCTGAATAAAGTCGATTATCTGGATGATAGAGAAAAAACCACTTCTCTAAGATTTTTATCAGACCAATTAATCCCCCTGTATGATGGTGCTCCACTCGTATTGCCGATATCGGCCAAGCTGGGTTTGAATGCACGCTTAGCGGCAAAGAACGATAGCTGGAAAGCTAGCGGAATGGAGCAGGTTGAGAAAAATTTAATTGATTTTTTTGCCCGGGAAAAACAAAAAACCTTGCAGGTGTCTCTACAGCGTCGCACCAGCGATCAACTTAATCATATCAATATGCAGCTACAACTTTCTTTAAAGGCTTTGATCTTGCCGGAAGAAGAATTGAAGCAACGCATTGAACAGTTTCGTCAGTCACTGCCGGATGTGGAACGTGAGAAACAGGCTGCCGGCGATATTTTGTCTGGGGATTTAAAGCGGATTGTCGGACGGTTAACGAAAGAAGTCGAGGCTGTCCGAACTCTGGCCAAAGAAAAAATTATGTGCCAACTGGACAATTTTATCCAATCGATTGAAGACATTGAAGAACTTGAACGTCTGGTGCGGGAAATGCTGGCACAAGAACTTCCTACATTCTTTGCCCCGGCAATGCGTCAAGTTGCCGAAGTGATTCAAGCGGAAGCGACAGAGTTACTTGCCTTGCATCAGCAGCGCAGTCATCGATTAGTGGAGCAGGTCAGAAAGATTGCCGCTGAACTGTTTGATATCCCTTATCATGCTCCTGCCGTAGGGCGCTCCTATACAAAGTTTGAAGTGTCCGGGTGGAGTCATGAGCTGTTTATCTCGGATATGGATCCGCTGGGTCAGAAACTTTCACGTAAGTTTCTGACCCAGAAGTATCGGCGTAAAAGAACTGTGAACCGGTTGCGGGAAGAGGGGCTTAAGTTACTCAACCAGAATGTTGAACAGATTAACTGGGCTTTGCGTCGTGGTCTGGATGAAAACTTTACCCAGTTTGGTGGAGAGCTCTCTGAACAATTGGAGAGGACAATTTCAGCAACACGTAAAGCCATGGAAATAGCTTTGCAGAAAAGTGAATCAACTGCGCATGAAACAGCCAGTCGTGAGATTAAACTCAAACAGACCCAGAGTGAAATCCAGAGGATTCTTATCGAACTGGGATAG
- a CDS encoding MarR family transcriptional regulator: protein MENQVNNNLGYKLHYLARLMMASLNDRIKSQGVSPGQLPVLCCLYDEEGQTQAELCRRIQVEQPTMANTLRRMERDGLIRRTPCENDKRQTRIFLTRKIQPTVEALQQKRDTVLSEMTRMMSEDDVATFHRLLDSAMQALENNKKA from the coding sequence ATGGAAAATCAAGTCAACAATAATCTTGGATACAAGTTGCATTATTTGGCGCGATTGATGATGGCCAGCTTGAATGATCGAATTAAGTCTCAAGGTGTTTCCCCTGGGCAGCTGCCGGTCCTCTGTTGCCTGTATGATGAAGAGGGGCAAACGCAAGCTGAACTTTGTCGAAGAATCCAGGTGGAACAGCCGACGATGGCCAATACCCTGAGGCGGATGGAAAGGGACGGATTAATCCGACGCACTCCTTGTGAAAATGATAAACGACAAACACGTATTTTTCTGACCCGTAAAATCCAGCCAACAGTCGAGGCGCTCCAACAAAAGCGGGATACTGTCCTTTCTGAAATGACAAGAATGATGTCAGAAGACGATGTGGCAACATTTCACCGACTTCTTGATAGTGCTATGCAGGCACTTGAAAATAATAAAAAAGCATAG
- a CDS encoding LysM peptidoglycan-binding domain-containing protein, whose protein sequence is MKWFLYVLLLFCFGCQPSARLLGDFSNKQIRVEKHEQVPEVVAAHKPDKATVVEQYALAETDTLPVPIAEYLQVNSPLPYFGDFPLASHPRVDKLVKRYSGSNKVMFGHWLERASRYIPKIQLVFAAEGIPLDLAYLAMIESGFNVRAYSWAHAAGPWQFIESTGRLYGLQNDWWQDGRLDLEKSTRAAAKHLKYLYKRFDGDWYLAVAAYNAGGGKIRKSIRKSDSRDFWVLAEGSVLREETKNYLPKLLAALQIVKDPQAYGFSDLKFNPPLEYETITVETSTDLEIISGFCGITYNELKELNPELKRWCTPPGVKNYQLRVPFGSAAQAQLSYSQLPQDQRASYHRHQIKSGDTLQVLARKYHIRVDDIIALNNIRNPRALQIGHNLILPLKEGFKDLPENALKDSYVRSRRKIYTVRKGDSLWSISQRNNVTQKELRVWNKLGWSNHLRPGQVLVVSKPGKHVVAKTRSQKGPARKMIYHVVPGDTLWDIGRQFDVATEQIRRWNELSHEHILRPGQKLTLMVSAS, encoded by the coding sequence ATGAAATGGTTTTTATATGTGCTGCTGTTGTTCTGCTTTGGCTGCCAGCCTTCTGCCCGGCTGTTGGGAGATTTTTCCAATAAACAGATAAGAGTGGAAAAACATGAACAGGTTCCTGAGGTTGTCGCGGCTCATAAGCCGGATAAGGCGACAGTTGTAGAACAATATGCATTAGCTGAGACAGACACTCTTCCAGTGCCAATAGCAGAATATTTACAGGTCAACTCACCTCTTCCTTATTTTGGGGATTTCCCCCTGGCGTCCCATCCCCGGGTTGATAAATTGGTTAAGAGGTACAGTGGATCCAATAAAGTCATGTTTGGTCATTGGCTTGAAAGGGCCAGTCGCTATATTCCCAAAATCCAGCTAGTCTTCGCAGCTGAAGGGATTCCTCTCGATTTGGCTTATCTGGCTATGATTGAATCCGGTTTTAATGTCAGGGCTTATAGTTGGGCTCATGCTGCCGGGCCCTGGCAGTTTATTGAAAGTACCGGTCGGTTGTATGGCTTGCAAAATGACTGGTGGCAGGATGGGCGTTTAGATCTGGAAAAATCAACACGAGCGGCGGCTAAGCATTTAAAGTATTTATATAAACGATTTGACGGAGATTGGTATCTGGCTGTCGCGGCGTATAATGCCGGTGGTGGGAAAATCCGTAAATCGATTAGAAAGAGTGACAGTCGTGATTTCTGGGTTTTGGCCGAAGGCTCCGTTCTAAGAGAGGAAACAAAAAATTATCTACCGAAATTACTGGCAGCTCTGCAGATTGTCAAAGATCCACAAGCTTATGGGTTTTCGGATTTGAAATTTAATCCACCCCTTGAATATGAGACAATCACTGTGGAAACAAGCACTGATCTTGAAATAATTTCCGGATTTTGTGGGATAACCTACAATGAATTAAAGGAACTCAATCCGGAGTTAAAGCGCTGGTGTACACCACCGGGGGTGAAAAATTATCAGCTTAGAGTGCCTTTTGGGAGTGCTGCCCAAGCCCAATTATCTTATTCTCAGCTGCCTCAAGATCAGCGAGCCAGTTACCATCGTCATCAGATAAAATCAGGGGATACATTACAGGTTCTGGCGCGAAAATATCATATCCGTGTCGATGACATCATCGCATTAAACAATATCCGCAATCCCAGAGCATTACAGATTGGTCATAACTTGATTCTGCCACTGAAGGAGGGATTTAAAGACCTTCCTGAAAATGCACTGAAGGATAGTTATGTGCGTAGCCGCCGCAAAATTTATACAGTACGAAAGGGTGACAGCCTGTGGTCAATATCGCAGCGGAATAACGTGACCCAGAAGGAATTGCGTGTCTGGAACAAACTGGGCTGGAGCAATCACCTGCGTCCAGGTCAGGTTCTTGTTGTTTCCAAGCCCGGAAAGCATGTGGTCGCAAAAACACGATCGCAGAAAGGTCCTGCCCGGAAAATGATTTATCATGTTGTCCCGGGTGACACTCTTTGGGATATCGGCCGCCAGTTTGATGTTGCAACAGAACAAATTCGTCGCTGGAACGAACTTTCCCACGAGCATATTTTGCGTCCGGGACAAAAACTCACCCTGATGGTTTCTGCCAGCTAA